The following are encoded together in the Tripterygium wilfordii isolate XIE 37 chromosome 18, ASM1340144v1, whole genome shotgun sequence genome:
- the LOC119983623 gene encoding galactinol synthase 1-like: protein MATIKQTGFTKPPVTLPSRAYVTFLAGTGDYVKGVVGLAKGLRKAKSVYPLVVACLPDVPEEHREILNSQGCIVRVIEPVYPPPSQTQFSMAYYVINYSKLRIWEFVEYSKMIYLDGDIQVFENIDHLFDLPDGFFYAVMDCFCEKTWSHTPQYTVGYCQQCPDKVKWPAEMGLPPPLYFNAGMFVYEPSLSTYEDLLTSVQTTPPTPFAEQDFLNMYFRDIYKPIPMGYNLVLANLWRHPENVELDEVKVVHYCADGSKPWRYTGKEANMQREDIKMLVQKWWDIYDDESLDYKEPADGEPEAVNMEPFIAALSEGGAAVEYVTAPSAA, encoded by the exons ATGGCTACGATCAAACAAACCGGGTTCACCAAACCACCGGTGACTCTGCCGAGCAGGGCCTACGTGACCTTCTTGGCCGGCACTGGCGACTACGTGAAAGGCGTGGTCGGCTTGGCCAAGGGATTAAGGAAGGCCAAATCAGTGTATCCGTTGGTGGTTGCGTGTTTGCCGGACGTACCCGAGGAGCATCGGGAGATTCTGAACTCACAGGGCTGCATAGTCCGAGTGATCGAGCCCGTTTACCCTCCCCCAAGCCAGACCCAGTTTTCCATGGCGTATTACGTAATCAACTACTCTAAGCTCCGTATTTGGGAG TTTGTGGAGTACAGTAAGATGATATACTTGGACGGCGACATTCAAGTGTTTGAGAACATCGACCACCTCTTTGATCTTCCGGACGGGTTTTTCTATGCAGTGATGGATTGCTTCTGCGAGAAAACATGGAGTCACACTCCACAATACACTGTCGGTTACTGCCAACAATGCCCGGACAAGGTGAAGTGGCCGGCGGAGATGGGTCTCCCACCGCCTCTCTACTTCAATGCTGGAATGTTCGTTTATGAGCCCAGTCTCTCCACCTATGAAGATCTCTTGACCTCTGTCCAAACTACTCCTCCAACCCCCTTCGCAGAGCAG GACTTTCTGAACATGTACTTCAGGGACATTTACAAGCCAATTCCAATGGGTTACAATCTTGTGCTTGCGAATCTTTGGAGGCACCCGGAGAATGTTGAGCTTGATGAAGTGAAGGTTGTGCACTACTGTGCGGACGGATCAAAGCCGTGGAGGTATACTGGGAAAGAAGCGAATATGCAGAGAGAGGACATTAAGATGTTGGTCCAGAAATGGTGGGACATTTATGATGATGAGTCTCTGGACTACAAGGAGCCGGCGGATGGGGAACCTGAGGCGGTGAATATGGAGCCGTTCATTGCTGCTCTGTCCGAGGGTGGGGCGGCTGTCGAATATGTGACGGCTCCATCTGCTGCTTGA